From Flavipsychrobacter sp., a single genomic window includes:
- a CDS encoding VF530 family protein: MAEIQKNNPLHGITLLMMLEQLVDRFGFEELGNRINIRCFRYDPSIKSSLTFLRKTPWARKQVEDLYLLMITED, from the coding sequence ATGGCAGAAATACAGAAGAACAACCCGCTACACGGCATTACCCTACTCATGATGCTGGAGCAACTGGTAGACCGTTTTGGTTTTGAAGAGCTGGGCAACCGCATCAATATCCGCTGCTTCAGGTACGACCCCAGTATAAAATCGAGCCTCACCTTCCTGCGCAAAACACCTTGGGCACGCAAACAGGTGGAAGACCTGTATCTACTGATGATAACGGAAGATTAA